The following are encoded in a window of Candidatus Methylomirabilis limnetica genomic DNA:
- a CDS encoding energy transducer TonB, with translation MVEPTTLDERIGGPKAVGMSGSGSRAVDVGTPGSSTAVSLSPGPVLLGPDGDGVGGSGSASRGGAGRLDAALTAPLTPTVTVGSPQGGGTGGGSGRTGSGAAGGGYAAPNYGINPLPRYPPLAREKGYEGTVYLRVLVRADGRVGQLTIDRSSGYEILDREAVDSVKGWAFLPAKKGGKPVESWVLLPVKFALN, from the coding sequence GTGGTGGAGCCTACGACGTTGGATGAGCGGATCGGCGGGCCAAAGGCCGTTGGTATGTCGGGGAGTGGGTCACGCGCAGTGGACGTTGGCACACCGGGATCCTCTACAGCAGTTAGCTTGTCGCCGGGGCCGGTTCTGCTCGGTCCTGACGGGGATGGCGTAGGCGGCTCCGGCTCAGCAAGCCGGGGTGGAGCGGGCCGGCTCGACGCAGCGTTGACCGCGCCACTGACACCGACAGTGACTGTTGGTTCTCCCCAGGGCGGCGGTACAGGCGGAGGATCTGGCCGGACAGGTAGTGGAGCTGCTGGAGGTGGATACGCGGCCCCGAACTACGGGATCAATCCGCTTCCCAGGTACCCTCCTTTGGCACGGGAAAAAGGTTACGAAGGAACGGTCTACCTGCGTGTCTTGGTTCGGGCGGATGGTCGCGTGGGGCAACTTACTATTGATCGATCCTCGGGCTATGAGATCCTTGATCGGGAGGCGGTAGATTCGGTTAAGGGGTGGGCGTTTCTTCCTGCCAAAAAGGGTGGGAAGCCGGTGGAAAGCTGGGTGCTGCTTCCGGTAAAGTTCGCGCTTAACTGA